The Mesoterricola silvestris sequence GGATCCCCTCATCAAGATGAGCCTGATCCACCACCAGTTCGAAAGCATCCAACCCTTCTATGACGGGAACGGGCGCACAGGGCGCATCCTGAATGTCCTGTACCTCGTGAAAGAGGATCTGCTGGATATTCCGGTGCTGTACCTCAGCAGCCAGATCGTGAAGACCAAGGCGGAATATTACCGGCGGCTCCAGGCCGTGAGGGACGAGGACGCCTGGGAAGCCTGGGTGTTCTACATGCTGGATGTGGTCGAGAAGACCGCAGCTCAAACGATCCGGACGATTGGTGCCATCAAGGACGCGCTCCAGGACTACAAACACCGCATCCGGGCAAAGCACAAGTTCTACAGCCAGGATCTCATCAACAACCTGTTCACCCACCCGTACACTCGCATCGAGTTTGTGGAGCGGGACTTGAAGGTGTCGCGCCTCACGGCGACGCGATACCTGGACAAGCTCGCGGAGGACGGGTTCCTGGCGAAGCAGAAACGAGGGCGGGTCAACTACTACATCAACATCGCCCTGACCGCGATTCTCATGGGGCGCCGCCCCGAGGGGCCGGCGGAGTAGATGCGATCCCCCGTTCTGGGCCCCCAGGTCGCCC is a genomic window containing:
- a CDS encoding Fic family protein, producing the protein MATLKSLDHLDPARFETAVILRKLASASRCLAELKGVAASIPNQGILINTLGLQEAKDSSEIENIVTTHDELFKGEDATQEAIDAATKEVLRYRQALRKGFTLVTESGLLTLNHMLSIQEVLEQNRAGFRKLPGTALKNSAGDVVYTPPQDLQEVQRLMGELERFMNGDPLFDADPLIKMSLIHHQFESIQPFYDGNGRTGRILNVLYLVKEDLLDIPVLYLSSQIVKTKAEYYRRLQAVRDEDAWEAWVFYMLDVVEKTAAQTIRTIGAIKDALQDYKHRIRAKHKFYSQDLINNLFTHPYTRIEFVERDLKVSRLTATRYLDKLAEDGFLAKQKRGRVNYYINIALTAILMGRRPEGPAE